The following coding sequences are from one Ficedula albicollis isolate OC2 chromosome 17, FicAlb1.5, whole genome shotgun sequence window:
- the FPGS gene encoding folylpolyglutamate synthase, mitochondrial isoform X2, which produces MGLKEDMYKDAIRMLNTLQTNASYLEQVKRERGDPQAQLEAMQGFLERSGLKVEDLDRLNIIHVTGTKGKGSACAFTECILRNYGLKTGFYSSPHLVQVRERIRINGQPISKDLFNKYFWLVYNRLEETKDPAHSSMPAYFRFLTIMAFHVFLQEKVDLAVVEVGIGGTYDCTNIVRAPVVCGVSSLGIDHTSILGDTMEKIAWQKGGIFKPGVPAITVAQPERPLEVLRERAQERNCSLYLCPELDDFEEGCGALELGLAGAHQRSNAALALQLARTWLQRRGCQGLGELKEVPPSSELLGRPVPLAPAFRLPDAMIQGLRDTEWLGRTQVLSHGPVTWYLDGAHTTSSIQACVRWFRQAALSQDKPHDGSEVRVLLFNATGDRDTAALLKLLVSCHFDYAVFCPNFTEVSLANNADQQNFNVTLENALTRCLENQQTWTRLLEEKGGQDPWLPSPPRVGGLLQPTPARGSLLLVPPAPRPLNSPALVFPCLAQALRWVAQGRDPHLAAPVASGAHPHPAASSGAVLLREAAAVHVLVTGSLHLVGGALRLLVPALSQ; this is translated from the exons ATGGGCCTGAAAGAAGACATGTACAAG GACGCAATCCGGATGCTCAACACCCTGCAGACCAATGCCAGCtacctggagcaggtgaagcGGGAGCGCGGTGACCCCCAGGCCCAACTGGAAGCCATGCAGGGTTTTTTGGAGAGAAGTGGACTGAAG GTCGAGGACCTAGATCGACTGAACATCATCCACGTCACGGGGACGAAGGGCAAG GGCTCAGCGTGCGCCTTCACCGAGTGCATCCTCCGCAACTACGGGCTGAAGACAGGCTTTTACAG ctcccctcacCTCGTGCAGGTGCGCGAGCGGATCCGCATCAATGGGCAGCCCATCAGCAAGGACCTCTTCAACAAGTACTTCTGGCTGGTCTACAACCGCTTGGAGGAGACCAAG GACCCAGCACACTCCAGCATGCCGGCGTATTTCCGCTTCCTCACCATCATGGCCTTTCACGtcttcctgcaggagaag GTGGACCTGGCAGTGGTGGAAGTTGGCATTGGCGGCACCTATGACTGCACCAACATCGTCAG GGCACCGGTGGTCTGTGGGGTCTCCTCCCTGGGCATCGACCACACCAGCATCCTGGGCGACACCATGGAGAAGATCGCCTGGCAGAAGGGGGGCATTTTTAAG ccCGGTGTGCCGGCGATCACCGTGGCGCAGCCGGAGCGGCCGCTGGAGGTGCTGAGGGAGCGAGCCCAGGAGCGGAAC tgtTCCCTCTACCTGTGCCCGGAGCTGGATGACTTTGAGGAGGGCTGTGGGGcgctggagctggggctggccGGTGCCCACCAGCGCTCCAACGCCGCCCTGGCCTTACAGCTGGCGCGGACGTGGCTGCAGCGCCGCGGCTGCCAGG GTCTCGGGGAGCTGAAGGAGGTGCCACCAAGCAGCGAGCTGCTGGGGAGGCCAGTGCCACTGGCGCCTGCCTTCCGACTGCCCGATGCCATGATCCAAG GCCTGCGGGACACAGAGTGGCTGGGCCGGACTCAGGTGCTGTCCCACGGCCCTGTGACGTGGTACCTGGACGGAGCTcacaccaccagcagcatccaggcCTGCGTCCGCTGGTTCCGCCAGGCCGCCCTCAGCCAGGACAAGCCCCACGA TGGTTCTGAGGTGCGTGTGCTGCTCTTCAATGCCACAGGCGACCGGGACACGGCAGCGCTGCTCAAGCTGTTGGTG TCCTGTCACTTTGACTATGCTGTTTTCTGCCCCAACTTCACAGAGGTGTCGTTGGCCAACAACGCAG ACCAGCAAAACTTCAATGTGACACTGGAGAACGCCCTGACCCGCTGCCTGGAGAACCAGCAGACGTGGACAAGGCTCCTGGAGGAGAAAGGGGGGCAGGACCCCTGGCTCCCATCTCCCCCGCGGGTgggggggctgctgcagccGACCCCCGCCCGaggctccctgctcctggtgcccCCAGCACCTCGACCCCTCAATTCCCCAGCCCTCGTGTTCCCGTGCCTGGCCCAGGCGCTGCGGTGGGTAGCACAGGGCCGGGACCCCCACCTGGCGGCCCCCGTGGCCTCGGGGGCTCACCCGCACCCCGCAGCCAGCAGCGGGGCCGTGCTGCTGCGGGAGGCGGCCGCTGTCCATGTCCTGGTCACCGGCAGCCTGCACTTGGTGGGCGGCGCCCTCCGGCTGCTGGTCCCCGCCCTGTCCCAGTAA
- the FPGS gene encoding folylpolyglutamate synthase, mitochondrial isoform X1 produces MAEMLPASVTNGTAEGTDPEGDAIRMLNTLQTNASYLEQVKRERGDPQAQLEAMQGFLERSGLKVEDLDRLNIIHVTGTKGKGSACAFTECILRNYGLKTGFYSSPHLVQVRERIRINGQPISKDLFNKYFWLVYNRLEETKDPAHSSMPAYFRFLTIMAFHVFLQEKVDLAVVEVGIGGTYDCTNIVRAPVVCGVSSLGIDHTSILGDTMEKIAWQKGGIFKPGVPAITVAQPERPLEVLRERAQERNCSLYLCPELDDFEEGCGALELGLAGAHQRSNAALALQLARTWLQRRGCQGLGELKEVPPSSELLGRPVPLAPAFRLPDAMIQGLRDTEWLGRTQVLSHGPVTWYLDGAHTTSSIQACVRWFRQAALSQDKPHDGSEVRVLLFNATGDRDTAALLKLLVSCHFDYAVFCPNFTEVSLANNADQQNFNVTLENALTRCLENQQTWTRLLEEKGGQDPWLPSPPRVGGLLQPTPARGSLLLVPPAPRPLNSPALVFPCLAQALRWVAQGRDPHLAAPVASGAHPHPAASSGAVLLREAAAVHVLVTGSLHLVGGALRLLVPALSQ; encoded by the exons ATGGCAGAGATGCTGCCCGCATCGGTGACCAATGGCACCGCTGAGGGGACTGATCCCGAAGGG GACGCAATCCGGATGCTCAACACCCTGCAGACCAATGCCAGCtacctggagcaggtgaagcGGGAGCGCGGTGACCCCCAGGCCCAACTGGAAGCCATGCAGGGTTTTTTGGAGAGAAGTGGACTGAAG GTCGAGGACCTAGATCGACTGAACATCATCCACGTCACGGGGACGAAGGGCAAG GGCTCAGCGTGCGCCTTCACCGAGTGCATCCTCCGCAACTACGGGCTGAAGACAGGCTTTTACAG ctcccctcacCTCGTGCAGGTGCGCGAGCGGATCCGCATCAATGGGCAGCCCATCAGCAAGGACCTCTTCAACAAGTACTTCTGGCTGGTCTACAACCGCTTGGAGGAGACCAAG GACCCAGCACACTCCAGCATGCCGGCGTATTTCCGCTTCCTCACCATCATGGCCTTTCACGtcttcctgcaggagaag GTGGACCTGGCAGTGGTGGAAGTTGGCATTGGCGGCACCTATGACTGCACCAACATCGTCAG GGCACCGGTGGTCTGTGGGGTCTCCTCCCTGGGCATCGACCACACCAGCATCCTGGGCGACACCATGGAGAAGATCGCCTGGCAGAAGGGGGGCATTTTTAAG ccCGGTGTGCCGGCGATCACCGTGGCGCAGCCGGAGCGGCCGCTGGAGGTGCTGAGGGAGCGAGCCCAGGAGCGGAAC tgtTCCCTCTACCTGTGCCCGGAGCTGGATGACTTTGAGGAGGGCTGTGGGGcgctggagctggggctggccGGTGCCCACCAGCGCTCCAACGCCGCCCTGGCCTTACAGCTGGCGCGGACGTGGCTGCAGCGCCGCGGCTGCCAGG GTCTCGGGGAGCTGAAGGAGGTGCCACCAAGCAGCGAGCTGCTGGGGAGGCCAGTGCCACTGGCGCCTGCCTTCCGACTGCCCGATGCCATGATCCAAG GCCTGCGGGACACAGAGTGGCTGGGCCGGACTCAGGTGCTGTCCCACGGCCCTGTGACGTGGTACCTGGACGGAGCTcacaccaccagcagcatccaggcCTGCGTCCGCTGGTTCCGCCAGGCCGCCCTCAGCCAGGACAAGCCCCACGA TGGTTCTGAGGTGCGTGTGCTGCTCTTCAATGCCACAGGCGACCGGGACACGGCAGCGCTGCTCAAGCTGTTGGTG TCCTGTCACTTTGACTATGCTGTTTTCTGCCCCAACTTCACAGAGGTGTCGTTGGCCAACAACGCAG ACCAGCAAAACTTCAATGTGACACTGGAGAACGCCCTGACCCGCTGCCTGGAGAACCAGCAGACGTGGACAAGGCTCCTGGAGGAGAAAGGGGGGCAGGACCCCTGGCTCCCATCTCCCCCGCGGGTgggggggctgctgcagccGACCCCCGCCCGaggctccctgctcctggtgcccCCAGCACCTCGACCCCTCAATTCCCCAGCCCTCGTGTTCCCGTGCCTGGCCCAGGCGCTGCGGTGGGTAGCACAGGGCCGGGACCCCCACCTGGCGGCCCCCGTGGCCTCGGGGGCTCACCCGCACCCCGCAGCCAGCAGCGGGGCCGTGCTGCTGCGGGAGGCGGCCGCTGTCCATGTCCTGGTCACCGGCAGCCTGCACTTGGTGGGCGGCGCCCTCCGGCTGCTGGTCCCCGCCCTGTCCCAGTAA